In Anabrus simplex isolate iqAnaSimp1 chromosome 12, ASM4041472v1, whole genome shotgun sequence, a genomic segment contains:
- the LOC136884178 gene encoding UDP-glycosyltransferase UGT5, producing MEKNASLVLLNTHFSLSYPRPFTPNTIEVGGMHITPGEKLPEDIQKYMDEAEHGVVYFSLGSNVKNKDMPLAMRQAFLDTFAKLKQKVLWKWEADAIPGLPDNVRIGKWMPQNDILAHPNLRLFITHSGLLSTQEATYHGVPLLAVPVMADQIGNAHNAQTKGYAIMLELKNITTESLTWALDELFNNPRYRENVKQMSALLRDQPQSPLEKAVYWTEYVLRHKGAPHMRSAALDLWWFQYYLLDVLAVLLGAVAVSLVITWVSCRALYRLLVSKSKGTSSKKHTKSKKIN from the exons ATGGAAAAGAATGCTTCCCTCGTGCTGCTGAACACGCACTTTAGTCTCAGCTACCCTCGACCTTTCACTCCTAACACCATTGAAGTGGGAGGGATGCACATCACACCTGGAGAGAAACTACCTGAG GATATTCAGAAGTACATGGATGAGGCAGAACATGGGGTAGTGTACTTTAGTCTCGGTTCCAATGTGAAGAACAAGGACATGCCTCTAGCTATGAGACAGGCTTTCCTGGACACGTTCGCAAAGTTGAAACAGAAGGTCTTGTGGAAGTGGGAGGCGGACGCTATTCCTGGACTGCCTGATAATGTCCGGATTGGCAAATGGATGCCTCAGAATGATATTCTAG CGCACCCTAACCTACGACTATTCATAACTCACAGTGGACTGCTCAGCACCCAAGAAGCCACATACCATGGAGTTCCGCTGCTCGCCGTACCTGTCATGGCCGATCAGATTGGCAATGCCCACAATGCTCAGACTAAAGGTTATGCTATTATGTTGGAGCTAAAGAATATCACCACAGAATCTTTGACCTGGGCATTGGACGAACTCTTCAACAATCCAAG GTACCGAGAGAACGTGAAGCAGATGTCAGCTCTTCTCCGAGACCAACCGCAGAGCCCTCTGGAGAAAGCTGTTTATTGGACTGAGTACGTGTTAAGACACAAGGGAGCTCCTCACATGAGATCTGCTGCGCTTGATCTCTGGTGGTTCCAGTATTACCTCCTAGATGTTCTTGCAGTGCTACTGGGAGCTGTAGCCGTCTCTCTCGTCATAACGTGGGTGTCCTGTCGTGCTCTCTATCGGCTGCTGGTCTCAAAATCCAAAGGAACATCATCAAAGAAGCATACCAAGTCTAAGAAAATTAACTGA
- the LOC136884143 gene encoding UDP-glucosyltransferase 2 produces the protein MAGPRCLWDMVFFVVLAVSVGNCARILMLAPVPSKSHLISFSALTKELARRGHQVTVVSGFPIKPPIANYTDITIDSSFPENVMPNLFTMNEEKFTLRIFTMMWDVGLQICERALKHPNVQSLIEDKVSQFDLVILAPCLIPTPLGCGWEMELVTRTHLRTFQTSCWDTNPKCRFYRDLLILV, from the exons ATGGCAGGTCCACGGTGCTTGTGGGACATGGTGTTCTTCGTGGTCCTTGCTGTAAGTGTTGGCAATTGTGCTCGAATTCTGATGCTGGCCCCTGTGCCTTCCAAGAGCCACTTGATCTCCTTCAGTGCTCTTACAAAGGAGCTTGCACGACGAGGTCACCAGGTGACTGTTGTGAGTGGGTTCCCTATCAAACCTCCAATAGCCAACTACACTGATATCACAATTGATTCAAGCTTCCCGGAGAATG TAATGCCAAACTTGTTCACCATGAACGAAGAGAAGTTTACTCTCCGCATATTTACAATGATGTGGGACGTAGGCCTCCAAATCTGTGAACGAGCGCTGAAACATCCCAATGTACAAAGTTTAATAGAAGATAAAGTGTCGCAGTTTGACCTCGTCATTTTGGCGCCATGCCTTA TCCCAACACCATTGGGCTGTGGATGGGAGATGGAGTTGGTAACCCGCACACATCTTCGTACATTCCAGACCTCATGCTGGGATACAAACCCAAAATGTCGTTTCTACAGAGATTTGCTAATTTTGGTGTGA